A stretch of Brassica napus cultivar Da-Ae chromosome C6, Da-Ae, whole genome shotgun sequence DNA encodes these proteins:
- the LOC106411879 gene encoding adenine phosphoribosyltransferase 2 isoform X2: MFAVENGLQGDPRLQTISDAIRVIPHFPKTGIMFQDITTLLLDPVAFKHVVDIFVDRYKHMNISLVAGVEARGFIFGPPIALAIGAKFVPLRKPGKLPGRVISEEYELEYGNDRLEMSMEAVKTHERALVIDDLVATGGTLSASINLLERAGAEVVECACVVGLPKFKGECRLKGKPLYVLVEPSQLD, from the exons ATGTTTGCGGTGGAGAATGGGTTGCAGGGAGACCCAAGACTGCAGACCATCTCAGATGCCATTCGAGTCATCCCTCACTTCCCTAAGACTG GGATCATGTTTCAAGACATAACGACGCTGTTGCTGGATCCAGTTGCCTTCAAACATGTCGTTGATATCTTCGTGGATCGTTACAAGCACATGAACATCTCTCTCGTTGCCG GCGTAGAGGCGAGAGGATTCATATTTGGACCTCCCATTGCATTAGCCATAGGTGCCAAGTTCGTTCCTCTACGTAAACCAGGAAAATTACCCG GGAGAGTGATAAGCGAAGAGTACGAGCTTGAGTATGGAAATGATCGTCTAGAGATGAGTATGGAGGCTGTCAAAACCCACGAACGAGCTCTGGTCATCGACGATTTAGTTGCCACTGGTGGAACACTCTCCGCTTCTATTAACCTCTTGG AGCGAGCAGGGGCCGAAGTTGTGGAATGTGCATGCGTTGTTGGTTTGCCTAAATTCAAG GGGGAGTGTAGGCTGAAGGGGAAACCATTGTACGTTCTGGTGGAGCCTAGCCAGTTAGACTAG
- the LOC106411879 gene encoding adenine phosphoribosyltransferase 2 isoform X1, with protein MFAVENGLQGDPRLQTISDAIRVIPHFPKTGIMFQDITTLLLDPVAFKHVVDIFVDRYKHMNISLVAGVEARGFIFGPPIALAIGAKFVPLRKPGKLPGRVISEEYELEYGNDRLEMSMEAVKTHERALVIDDLVATGGTLSASINLLDIRLWKIDKTYTIIEFLLKAPNYTYFRASRGRSCGMCMRCWFA; from the exons ATGTTTGCGGTGGAGAATGGGTTGCAGGGAGACCCAAGACTGCAGACCATCTCAGATGCCATTCGAGTCATCCCTCACTTCCCTAAGACTG GGATCATGTTTCAAGACATAACGACGCTGTTGCTGGATCCAGTTGCCTTCAAACATGTCGTTGATATCTTCGTGGATCGTTACAAGCACATGAACATCTCTCTCGTTGCCG GCGTAGAGGCGAGAGGATTCATATTTGGACCTCCCATTGCATTAGCCATAGGTGCCAAGTTCGTTCCTCTACGTAAACCAGGAAAATTACCCG GGAGAGTGATAAGCGAAGAGTACGAGCTTGAGTATGGAAATGATCGTCTAGAGATGAGTATGGAGGCTGTCAAAACCCACGAACGAGCTCTGGTCATCGACGATTTAGTTGCCACTGGTGGAACACTCTCCGCTTCTATTAACCTCTTGG ATATACGCCTTTGGAAAATAGATAAAACGTATACAATAATCGAGTTTTTATTAAAAGCACCCAATTATACGTACTTTAGAGCGAGCAGGGGCCGAAGTTGTGGAATGTGCATGCGTTGTTGGTTTGCCTAA
- the LOC106411878 gene encoding LOW QUALITY PROTEIN: uncharacterized protein LOC106411878 (The sequence of the model RefSeq protein was modified relative to this genomic sequence to represent the inferred CDS: deleted 1 base in 1 codon; substituted 1 base at 1 genomic stop codon) encodes MLPEIILPLLLPVVGESSSSCFYSDIRIESLLHILRRPASKRFRCYSPSKSPIWSSPSSSLDQLRTVFPHLELTVLVKALEDHGSDFNAAMKTKYFLVSADDKIAQELAVNDGGTFTPSGDDXVALLVREVTQSTGNDDAKVRAATVLEALAKVLSAREQVANKFQDESAATSRSPNQGQRSAETCCCNPA; translated from the exons ATGCTACCAGAGATTATTCTCCCTCTCCTTCTTCCCGTAGTCGgagaatcttcttcttcttgtttttacAGTGACATTAGGATCGAATCATTACTCCATATCCTCCGGCGACCGGCGTCAAAGAGGTTCCGATGTTATTCTCCTTCAAAATCTCCGATCTGGTCCTCTCCGTCCTCGTCGCTTGATCAGCTTCGCACCGTGTTTCCTCACCTTGAACTGACG GTTCTTGTCAAAGCGCTAGAAGATCATGGGAGTGATTTCAATGCTGCTATGAAAACT AAATACTTTTTGGTTTCTGCTGATGATAAAATAGCTCAAGAATTGGCCGTTAATGATGGTGGAACTTTTACGCCTTCTGGTGATGACTAAGTTGCATTGTTAGTCAGGGAAGTGACACAATCTACTGGTAATGATGATGCAAAAGTCCGTGCAGCAACTGTCTTGGAGGCTTTAGCCAAGGTGTTAAGCGCACGTGAACAAGTAGCAAACAAATTCCAAGAC GAGAGTGCAGCAACAAGTAGAAGCCCTAATCAAGGACAACGCAGTGCTGAAACGTGCTGTTGCAATCCAGCATGA
- the LOC106415344 gene encoding chaperone protein DnaJ: MAAALGSPSLIPSSLCFSGDGPPSLSSSSSLSFSVGGTNHKRSFLSVSSSPYRRRGIYRGRRSVVVVCAASGDYYATLGVRKSANIKEIKSAYRRLARQYHPDVNKEPGATDKFKEISAAYEVLSDDQKRALYDQYGEAGLKSSVGGGPSATYTTNPFDLFETFFGASMGGFPGMDQADFGTTSRRSRVSKGDDLRYDITLQLSEAIFGSEKEFDLTHLETCEACAGTGAKPGSKMRICSTCGGRGQVMRTEQTPFGLFSQVSVCPNCGGDGEIISENCRKCSGEGRVRIKKSIKVKIPPGVTAGSILRVAGEGDSGPRGGPPGDLYVYLDVEDVRGIKRDGINLLSTLSITYLDAILGAVVKVKTVEGDTELQIPPGTQPGDVLVLAKKGAPKLNRPSIRGDHLFTVKVTIPNQISAGERELLEELASLSDTSSNRLRTRAKPQQSTTLNSAPISSENRTDEVREKSQEPEQENDLWKNIKDFAGSVANGALKWLRDNL, from the exons ATGGCAGCAGCCCTGGGTTCGCCCTCTCTCATCCCCTCTTCTCTCTGCTTCTCCGGCGATGGTCCCCCGTCCCtctcttcttcgtcgtcgttaAGTTTCTCAGTAGGCGGTACCAATCACAAGAGGAGCTTCTTATCCGTTTCCTCTTCACCTTATCGAAGAAGGGGAATCTATCGGGGGCGGCGTTCCGTAGTGGTGGTGTGTGCTGCTTCGGGAGACTACTACGCTACTCTGGGTGTGCGTAAATCTGCCAACATCAAGGAGATTAAATCTGCCTATCGCCGCCTCGCCCGTCAG TATCATCCCGATGTGAACAAGGAACCTGGCGCAACCGACAAGTTCAAGGAAATCAGTGCTGCCTATGAG GTGCTATCAGATGATCAAAAGAGAGCACTCTATGATCAATATGGTGAAGCCGGTCTTAAGAGTTCTGTAGGAGGAGGACCTTCCGCTACTTACACG ACAAATCCCTTTGACCTCTTCGAGACATTCTTTGGTGCGAGTATGGGCGGATTTCCCGGGATGGACCAAGCTGACTTTGGAACAACTTCTCGCCGCTCCAGGGTCTCCAAAGGTGATGATTTACG CTATGACATCACCTTACAACTGTCGGAGGCTATTTTTGGATCTGAGAAAGAATTTGATCTTACGCATCTGGAGACATGCGAAGCTTGTGCTGGCACCGGTGCAAAACCTGGGTCTAAGATGAGAATATGCTCCACTTGTGGTGGCCGGGGTCAAGTTATGAGAACTGAGCAAACCCCATTCGGCTTGTTTTCACAG GTTTCTGTATGTCCAAACTGTGGTGGAGATGGTGAGATCATTTCGGAAAATTGCCGGAAATGCTCTGGAGAAGGACGTGTGCGTATTAAAAAAAGCATCAAGGTCAAAATTCCTCCAGGTGTTACCGCAGGTAGCATCCTTAGAGTTGCCGGGGAAGGTGATTCTGGTCCCAGAGG TGGACCTCCAGGAGATTTGTATGTATATCTTGATGTTGAAGATGTCCGTGGGATTAAAAGGGATGGCATAAACCTCTTATCTACTCTTTCCATCACTTACCTTGATGCTATACTGGGTGCGGTTGTTAAG GTGAAAACAGTAGAAGGAGACACTGAACTGCAGATACCTCCGGGTACTCAACCTGGTGATGTGCTGGTCCTGGCAAAGAAAGGAGCACCAAAACTGAATAGACCATCTATCCGCGGTGACCACTTGTTTACAGTCAAAGTTACTATACCAAATCAAATAAG TGCTGGAGAACGGGAGTTACTGGAGGAACTTGCTTCTCTGAGTGATACGTCTAGCAACCGGCTGCGAACTCGTGCTAAGCCTCAGCAATCCACTA CTCTAAACAGTGCACCTATTAGCTCAGAAAACAGGACGGATGAAGTTAGGGAGAAAAGCCAAGAACCGGAGCAAGAAAACGACTTGTGGAAGAACATCAAAGATTTTGCAGG ATCGGTCGCAAATGGAGCCCTGAAATGGCTGAGAGATAACCTCTAG
- the LOC125589207 gene encoding transcription repressor OFP14-like, with amino-acid sequence MPNPLQKSLHGYLSKIKKETGKLQVSNSFSSSKKWVLAGCKHPKKLSFSFKHRRRPSKTRFNDDHVNQDPGHAATLSDIDRFLEENFKSLCIRDEKGEEDDKSKGKREQQSSSSDEDDTDDYSHRFERTWGPAVCDSPKLPRTERLSPPPGSSEGRASMYTTSEEGPSSRSKSSSLVLPEKCIAVLRYTEEPQEDFKRSMVSMMESKLGGSEVDWDLMEELLFCYLDLNNKKSHKFILSAFVDLIISLRDKEKNITRKGLVRSLSTRAARERLRKRMASSDAFRN; translated from the coding sequence ATGCCAAACCCATTGCAGAAATCGTTGCATGGTTACCTgtcaaagataaaaaaagagACAGGGAAGCTGCAAGTGTCGAACTCGTTCTCATCATCCAAGAAGTGGGTGCTTGCTGGCTGTAAGCATCCCAAGAAgctctccttctccttcaaaCACAGACGACGCCCCAGCAAGACCAGATTCAACGACGACCACGTTAACCAGGATCCCGGTCACGCCGCCACCTTGTCCGACATAGACCGTTTCCTTGAGGAAAACTTCAAATCCCTCTGCATCAGAGATGAGAAGGGGGAGGAGGATGACAAAAGCAAGGGGAAAAGGGAACAACAGTCCTCCTCCTCAGATGAAGACGACACTGATGACTATAGTCACAGATTCGAGAGGACATGGGGACCGGCCGTCTGCGACTCCCCCAAACTGCCTAGGACAGAGAGACTATCTCCACCGCCTGGATCATCGGAGGGTAGGGCCAGCATGTATACCACATCGGAGGAGGGACCTTCGTCGAGGTCCAAATCATCCAGCTTGGTGCTACCTGAGAAGTGCATTGCGGTGCTGAGGTACACTGAAGAGCCCCAGGAGGATTTCAAGAGGTCGATGGTGTCGATGATGGAGTCCAAGTTAGGAGGGAGCGAGGTGGACTGGGACTTGATGGAAGAGCTTCTCTTCTGCTATCTCGATCTCAACAACAAGAAATCGCACAAGTTCATACTCAGCGCATTCGTAGATCTCATCATCTCTCTCCGTGACAAGGAGAAGAACATCACCAGGAAAGGCCTCGTCAGGTCGCTCAGTACTCGCGCCGCCAGGGAGAGGCTTAGGAAGAGGATGGCCTCCAGCGACGCCTTTCGCAACTAA